The Rubidibacter lacunae KORDI 51-2 DNA window CCTCGAACTATTGCACGACCCGAGCAAGCGATCGCTACTGCAGGGCTTGTTGGCTTTCGGACAATCGCCCGTTCCCGCCGACTTGGCAACCCTCGGCGACTTCTGGTTGACCGAAGCGATCGCCGATGGACTGCTGCAGCCTCTAGAGGTGGAGTCGATTCCCGGCTGGGAGCGCGTCCCGGAACCATGGCAGGCAGCCGTGCGGCGCGACAAAATCGGCCGGTTTGCGGCAGATGGCAACTTTTGGGGCGCGCCCTACCGCTGGGGCTGCACCGCGATCGCCTACCGCAGCGACCTGTTTGCCGACAACGATCTCGAGCCGCCACAAGATTGGTCCGACCTCTGGCGGCCGGAGCTGCGCGATCGCTTTTCGCTGCTGAACCACCCGCGCGAAGTCATCGGGCTGACCCTGAAGAAACTCGGGCGATCCTACAACACCCCAGATCTCGCAAGCGTCCCCGAGCTTCAGACTGAGCTAGACGCCTTGCAGGAGCAAGTTAAGTTCTACAGCTCAGACAATTACCTGCAGCCGCTGATGCTCGGACATACTTGGCTGGCCGTCGGGTGGTCGGCAGATTTCCTCGCGCTGCGATCGCGCTACCCGGCCCTCAAAACCATCATGCCGCGTTCGGGAACGGCATTGTGGACCGAAACTTGGGTGCAACCGCGATCGGCACGGACTGAACCCACCAAGCTGAGAGAGGAGTGGCTCGGATTTTGGTGGCGGCCGGACATTGCCGCACGCCTTACTGAACTGAGTGATGCAGCTTCGCCGGTATTGCTCGCGCTCGATCCAGAGGTGATTCCCCCGACGGTACGTGGGGAATCGGTCCTCTACCCCAATACCGGCGTGCTGGATGCCTGCGAATTTTTGTCGCCGCTGACGCTTTCCGCGCGGCAGCAGTATCTGAGCCAATGGCGGCAGTTG harbors:
- a CDS encoding extracellular solute-binding protein; its protein translation is MPTRRQLLTGMSALAIAQLAGCGWRGADLRVRLLQGSLPPQLVGAFRREFGDRLDAKIRPVRQLKEIADRLELLHDPSKRSLLQGLLAFGQSPVPADLATLGDFWLTEAIADGLLQPLEVESIPGWERVPEPWQAAVRRDKIGRFAADGNFWGAPYRWGCTAIAYRSDLFADNDLEPPQDWSDLWRPELRDRFSLLNHPREVIGLTLKKLGRSYNTPDLASVPELQTELDALQEQVKFYSSDNYLQPLMLGHTWLAVGWSADFLALRSRYPALKTIMPRSGTALWTETWVQPRSARTEPTKLREEWLGFWWRPDIAARLTELSDAASPVLLALDPEVIPPTVRGESVLYPNTGVLDACEFLSPLTLSARQQYLSQWRQLRERRRA